In Humulus lupulus chromosome 7, drHumLupu1.1, whole genome shotgun sequence, the following are encoded in one genomic region:
- the LOC133792534 gene encoding uncharacterized protein LOC133792534 yields MKYLEESNLTLSKWTRSQFTALREPRDYPIIALLEAMQAKVSEWFKNRRNIVASINTKCTPLTPKAENIIRKRFKKASEMNVKQLNRFEYEVTGKENYAIIDLGQRQCPCRVFDIDQPPCVHALASYEQAGIEVYDLCSNYYKLETWALAYVYTIYPVPQQED; encoded by the exons ATGAAGTATCTTGAAGAATCAAATCTCACACTTAGTAAATGGACGAGATCTCAATTTACAG CACTGAGGGAACCTAGAGATTACCCTATCATTGCGTTGTTGGAGGCTATGCAAGCAAAAGTCTCTGAGTGGTTCAAAAATCGCCGCAATATTGTGGCATCTATCAATACAAAGTGTACACCTTTAACTCCAAAGGCAGAGAATATTATTCGAAAAAGATTCAAGAAAGCATCGGAAATGAATGTGAAACAACTTAACCGATTTGAGTATGAGGTTACAGGTAAAGAAAATTATGCCATAATTGATTTAGGTCAAAGACAATGCCCATGTCGTGTCTTTGACATTGATCAACCTCCATGTGTGCATGCATTAGCATCATATGAGCAAGCTGGAATAGAAGTGTATGATTTGTGCTCTAATTATTATAAGTTGGAAACTTGGGCGTTGGCTTATGTTTATACCATTTATCCAGTCCCTCAACAAGAAGATTAG